The Thermoleophilum album genome contains a region encoding:
- a CDS encoding acyl-CoA carboxylase subunit beta, producing MRQKSPETFEEKVAQLEELRQQARHPSPEAERKQHERGKLTARERIDKLLDPGSFVEVDTFVRHRTFDFDMLKNRPWGDAVVTGHGTIDGRPVCVFSQDFTVFGGSLGEVMGEKICKIMDLAAKIGCPVIGINDSGGARIQEGVVSLGAYGDVFVRNVMSSGVIPQISIIAGPCAGGAVYSPAMTDFIFMIKGTSHMFITGPDVIKTVTGEEVDFESLGGAMTHATKSGVAHFACEDEESCFEDVRYLLSFLPQNNLELPPRMDTGDDPDRMDPELDRVVPDDPAKPYDMRDVIHLIVDNGEFFEVQEHFARNIVIGFARLGGRAVGVVGNQPNQLAGVLDIDASEKAARFVRFCDCFNIPLVTFCDVPGFLPGTSQEWGGIIRRGAKLLYAYTEATVPKVTVITRKAYGGAYDVMASKHMLADFNFAWPTAEIAVMGPEGAVNIIFRRDIQNSPTPEERRQKLIADYRARFANPYAAAERGYIDDVILPHETRPRLIRALEVLETKRVETPKRKHGNIPL from the coding sequence ATGCGCCAGAAGTCGCCGGAGACGTTCGAGGAAAAGGTGGCGCAGCTCGAGGAGCTTCGCCAACAGGCCCGTCACCCCAGCCCCGAAGCTGAGCGCAAGCAGCACGAGCGCGGCAAGCTAACGGCGCGCGAGCGGATCGACAAGCTGCTGGATCCCGGTTCGTTCGTCGAAGTCGACACCTTCGTGCGCCATCGCACCTTCGACTTCGACATGCTCAAGAACCGGCCGTGGGGCGACGCCGTGGTCACCGGCCACGGCACCATCGACGGGCGCCCGGTCTGCGTGTTCTCCCAGGACTTCACCGTCTTCGGCGGCTCGCTGGGCGAGGTAATGGGCGAGAAGATCTGCAAGATCATGGACCTCGCCGCCAAGATCGGCTGCCCGGTGATCGGCATCAACGACTCCGGCGGCGCGCGCATCCAAGAAGGCGTTGTGTCGCTCGGCGCCTACGGCGACGTGTTCGTCCGCAACGTGATGTCGTCGGGCGTGATTCCCCAGATCTCGATCATCGCCGGACCGTGCGCCGGGGGCGCTGTTTACTCACCAGCGATGACGGACTTCATCTTCATGATCAAGGGCACGTCGCACATGTTCATCACCGGTCCCGACGTGATCAAAACAGTGACCGGTGAGGAGGTCGACTTCGAGTCGCTCGGCGGCGCGATGACCCACGCGACGAAATCGGGGGTCGCACACTTCGCCTGCGAGGACGAGGAGAGCTGCTTCGAGGACGTGCGCTACCTGCTCTCGTTCCTTCCCCAGAACAACCTCGAGCTACCGCCGCGCATGGACACCGGGGACGACCCTGATCGCATGGATCCCGAGCTCGATCGGGTAGTGCCCGACGATCCCGCGAAGCCGTACGACATGCGCGACGTGATCCACCTGATTGTCGACAACGGCGAGTTCTTCGAGGTTCAGGAGCACTTCGCGCGCAACATCGTGATCGGCTTCGCGCGACTCGGCGGCCGGGCCGTCGGCGTGGTCGGCAACCAACCGAATCAACTGGCCGGCGTGCTTGACATCGACGCGTCAGAGAAGGCGGCTCGCTTTGTCCGCTTCTGCGACTGCTTCAACATCCCGCTCGTCACGTTCTGCGACGTGCCCGGCTTCCTGCCCGGCACGAGCCAAGAGTGGGGCGGCATCATCCGGCGTGGCGCGAAGTTGCTCTACGCCTACACGGAGGCGACGGTGCCGAAGGTCACGGTCATCACGCGCAAGGCGTACGGCGGTGCCTACGACGTGATGGCGTCGAAGCACATGCTCGCCGACTTCAACTTCGCTTGGCCGACCGCGGAGATCGCGGTGATGGGTCCCGAGGGCGCCGTCAACATCATCTTCCGTCGCGATATCCAGAACTCGCCGACTCCGGAAGAGCGGCGACAGAAGTTGATCGCCGATTACCGGGCTCGTTTCGCCAACCCCTACGCGGCGGCGGAACGCGGGTACATCGACGACGTCATCCTTCCCCACGAAACGCGCCCGCGGCTGATCCGCGCACTCGAGGTGCTCGAGACCAAGCGCGTCGAAACACCCAAGCGCAAGCACGGCAACATCCCCCTCTGA
- a CDS encoding DUF305 domain-containing protein yields MVSTTVTERRELESDRRDSSSSSRPAAGVAQAVSARADRARPRLLAGLAGVAVAALLAACGGSSGGGERGLAAPGRATDREFIAAMIPHHQGAIAMARVATRRAEHPEIRRLAQSIISAQEREIRELRLVHRDLFGGEPGSARPQLLGLSMSEAGMAHDTAMLETARPFDRAFIDMMIPHHEGAVRMAKVVLKRGSDPRLKRLARDIVRTQTAEIRSMKRWRQQWYGSSATMHEGAPQPKSSPMGGAGAHGGAH; encoded by the coding sequence ATGGTTTCAACGACCGTCACCGAGCGTCGAGAACTGGAATCCGATCGTCGCGACTCGAGCTCGAGTTCGCGGCCGGCCGCGGGTGTTGCACAAGCGGTTAGCGCACGTGCCGACCGCGCGCGGCCACGCTTGCTGGCCGGTCTCGCAGGCGTGGCCGTGGCGGCGCTGCTCGCGGCTTGCGGTGGTTCGTCGGGCGGCGGCGAACGCGGGCTCGCCGCTCCCGGTCGCGCCACCGACCGGGAGTTCATCGCGGCGATGATCCCTCATCATCAAGGTGCGATTGCGATGGCGCGCGTCGCCACCCGTCGCGCTGAGCATCCGGAGATCCGCCGGCTGGCCCAGTCCATCATCTCCGCCCAGGAGCGCGAAATCCGCGAGCTACGCCTGGTTCACCGCGATCTCTTCGGGGGTGAGCCGGGAAGCGCCCGCCCGCAACTGCTCGGCCTGTCGATGAGCGAGGCGGGGATGGCTCACGACACCGCGATGCTCGAGACGGCCCGGCCATTCGATCGGGCGTTCATCGACATGATGATCCCGCACCACGAAGGAGCGGTGCGGATGGCGAAAGTGGTCTTGAAACGGGGCTCAGATCCACGGCTCAAGCGCTTGGCACGCGACATCGTGCGCACGCAGACCGCCGAGATCCGCAGTATGAAGCGCTGGCGGCAGCAGTGGTACGGCTCGTCCGCCACCATGCACGAGGGCGCGCCCCAGCCGAAATCGTCGCCGATGGGTGGCGCGGGAGCGCACGGCGGGGCGCACTGA
- a CDS encoding acyl-CoA mutase large subunit family protein: MATRPRHKPSIAPVVGPDDPRRFTDSGIEIKTVYTSQDLPPDLDEKLGMPGEFPFTRGIHPDMYRKRLWTMRQYAGYATARETNQRFRYLIEHGSTGLSMAFDLPTQLGRDSDDPLCEGEVGRTGVAIDSIEDMRMVFEGIPLDKVSTSMTINAPAAVLLLLYELVAEEQGVPSHELRGTVQNDILKEYIARGNFIYPPGPAMRLTTDLFAYCKERIPKWNTISISGYHMREKGCSAVQEVAFTLANAIAYVQAAIDAGLDVDEFAPRIAFFFNGHNHVFQEVAKFRAIRRMWARIMKERFGAKNPRSMMVRFHTQTGGSTLAAQQPENNIVRVALQAFAAVCGGTQSLHTNGFDEALALPTEKAARIALRTQQIIAHESGAADTVDPFAGSFFVERLTDEIEEAAQELIDLIDEMGGSVNCIQFIRQQVEESAWAYEERQRVKQDIVVGVNEYVSDEPDDVEILKIDPRTEEEQKARLTRFKENRDQELVRRRLEELRAACHSSENLLYPLRQALKDRCTLGEVCGVMREEFGEYREA, translated from the coding sequence ATGGCCACGCGACCGCGCCACAAGCCCTCGATTGCCCCCGTCGTCGGACCGGATGATCCGCGCCGCTTCACCGACTCGGGCATCGAAATCAAAACTGTCTACACCTCCCAGGACCTCCCGCCGGACCTCGACGAAAAGCTCGGGATGCCCGGCGAGTTCCCGTTTACGCGGGGCATACACCCCGACATGTACCGCAAGCGGCTCTGGACGATGCGCCAGTACGCCGGGTACGCGACCGCTCGCGAGACCAACCAGCGCTTCCGCTACCTGATCGAGCACGGCTCGACTGGCCTGTCGATGGCCTTCGACTTGCCGACTCAGCTGGGCCGCGACTCCGACGATCCACTCTGCGAGGGCGAGGTCGGGCGCACCGGTGTCGCGATCGACTCGATCGAGGACATGCGGATGGTCTTCGAAGGGATCCCGCTCGACAAAGTCTCAACCTCGATGACCATCAACGCGCCCGCCGCGGTCCTGCTCTTGCTCTACGAATTGGTGGCCGAGGAACAGGGCGTACCGTCGCACGAGCTGCGCGGCACAGTGCAGAACGACATCCTCAAGGAGTACATCGCGCGCGGCAACTTCATCTATCCGCCGGGCCCCGCGATGCGCCTCACAACCGACCTCTTTGCCTATTGCAAGGAGCGGATCCCGAAGTGGAACACGATCTCCATCTCGGGCTACCACATGCGGGAGAAGGGTTGCTCGGCAGTCCAGGAGGTCGCCTTCACGCTCGCCAACGCGATCGCCTACGTGCAGGCGGCGATTGACGCCGGCCTCGATGTCGACGAGTTCGCGCCGCGGATCGCGTTCTTCTTCAACGGCCACAACCACGTTTTCCAAGAGGTCGCGAAGTTCCGCGCGATCCGCAGGATGTGGGCGAGGATCATGAAGGAACGCTTCGGCGCGAAAAACCCCCGCTCGATGATGGTCAGGTTCCACACGCAGACCGGCGGCTCAACGCTGGCTGCGCAGCAGCCCGAGAACAACATCGTGCGGGTCGCGCTCCAGGCTTTCGCCGCGGTCTGCGGGGGCACCCAGTCGCTGCACACGAACGGCTTCGACGAGGCCCTCGCTCTGCCCACCGAGAAGGCGGCGCGAATCGCGCTCCGCACCCAGCAGATCATCGCCCACGAGTCGGGGGCCGCCGACACCGTCGACCCCTTCGCCGGCTCCTTCTTCGTCGAGCGGTTGACCGACGAGATCGAGGAGGCCGCTCAGGAACTCATCGACCTGATCGACGAGATGGGTGGATCGGTCAACTGCATCCAGTTCATCCGCCAGCAGGTCGAGGAGTCGGCTTGGGCGTACGAGGAGCGCCAGCGCGTCAAACAGGACATCGTCGTCGGCGTGAATGAGTACGTGTCAGACGAACCCGACGACGTCGAGATTCTGAAGATCGATCCGCGGACCGAAGAGGAACAAAAGGCCCGCCTCACGCGCTTCAAGGAGAATCGCGACCAGGAGCTCGTACGCCGGCGCCTCGAGGAGTTGCGCGCTGCCTGTCACAGCAGCGAGAACCTGCTCTACCCGTTGCGGCAAGCACTCAAGGACCGCTGCACGCTGGGCGAGGTGTGCGGCGTGATGCGCGAAGAGTTCGGCGAATACCGGGAGGCTTAA
- a CDS encoding sigma-70 family RNA polymerase sigma factor encodes MHATAQPSSTHETNGRLATTAAEEGAPTRRRERRRSWRRRRELEQAALDLISRHGTELLACARRYAQTSEDAEDAYQRGLEILLTKAPTTRVDDLLPWLKTVVKHEAFALRRQRERHSPLSEDGSPPEPSLAGRASDAGDHVARYETLRLGAEALGRLKPQEVRALLLRAEGYSYREICRLTGWTYTKVNRCLTEGRKAFYKRIDGILEGEECERLADSLSRFADGELRDPELTALRLHLRGCLHCRRVLREYRGAPQTLAALLPIGAAGAGLEPGRRGLETLLAGVQDRLAAWLDRAQATADLVAAKKAAAIAVSAVAIASGGAGISRLATPVRTDPRAPKPEAWLEVGERSNVHPRPATGTAPRDDASPSGTESTEQATKSGPEPRSTRGLQGPGAQAGLEFGVEAAAGSPSAGAPPTNDTARPQSSSPLSNAAPARTDAAQTNVGSPTPSSTQGTPSTGPAAATVEERSWAGEFEP; translated from the coding sequence ATGCACGCAACCGCGCAACCATCGAGCACACATGAGACCAACGGCCGTCTCGCTACGACCGCCGCCGAGGAGGGCGCGCCAACGCGCCGCCGCGAGCGCCGCCGCAGCTGGCGGCGCCGGCGAGAGCTCGAACAGGCTGCGCTCGACCTGATCAGCCGACACGGGACTGAGCTGCTCGCTTGTGCGAGGCGCTACGCACAGACGAGCGAAGACGCCGAGGACGCTTATCAGCGCGGCCTCGAGATCCTCTTGACCAAGGCTCCGACCACCAGGGTCGATGATCTCCTGCCTTGGCTTAAGACGGTGGTCAAGCACGAGGCGTTCGCGCTCCGCCGCCAGCGCGAACGCCACTCACCGCTATCCGAAGACGGATCCCCGCCCGAGCCTTCGCTCGCCGGTCGCGCCAGCGACGCCGGCGATCACGTCGCCAGATACGAAACCCTGCGACTGGGCGCCGAGGCGCTCGGCCGCTTGAAGCCGCAGGAGGTCCGAGCACTGCTGCTGCGGGCGGAGGGCTACTCCTACCGGGAAATCTGCCGGCTCACCGGTTGGACTTACACGAAGGTCAACCGCTGCCTCACCGAAGGTCGCAAGGCCTTTTACAAACGCATCGACGGAATCCTCGAAGGCGAAGAGTGCGAGCGGCTCGCGGACTCACTGTCCCGTTTCGCGGACGGCGAGCTGCGGGACCCGGAACTCACCGCGCTCCGCCTGCACCTGCGTGGCTGCCTGCACTGCCGGCGCGTTCTGCGCGAGTACCGCGGCGCCCCGCAAACGCTTGCCGCACTGCTGCCGATCGGTGCCGCTGGCGCGGGGCTGGAGCCCGGTCGGCGCGGGCTCGAGACACTGCTCGCAGGCGTGCAAGACCGGCTCGCAGCCTGGCTCGATCGGGCGCAAGCGACGGCCGACCTAGTCGCGGCGAAGAAGGCCGCAGCGATCGCTGTGTCCGCCGTCGCGATCGCCTCCGGCGGTGCCGGCATCAGCCGCCTCGCGACGCCGGTGCGGACGGATCCCCGCGCCCCCAAGCCCGAGGCGTGGCTCGAAGTCGGCGAGCGGAGCAACGTGCACCCGCGGCCCGCAACGGGCACAGCGCCGCGGGACGACGCCTCGCCAAGCGGTACCGAGAGCACAGAGCAAGCGACGAAGAGCGGCCCCGAACCCAGGAGCACCCGCGGGCTCCAAGGCCCGGGGGCACAGGCCGGTCTCGAGTTCGGCGTGGAGGCGGCCGCAGGATCCCCGAGCGCCGGCGCTCCGCCGACAAACGACACGGCGCGCCCGCAGTCGTCCTCCCCGTTGTCAAACGCAGCGCCCGCCCGCACGGATGCAGCGCAGACCAACGTCGGCTCGCCGACGCCGTCTTCTACGCAAGGGACGCCCTCAACCGGCCCAGCCGCCGCGACGGTGGAGGAGCGCAGCTGGGCCGGCGAGTTCGAGCCTTGA
- a CDS encoding GGDEF domain-containing protein, with amino-acid sequence MIAYVLTVPYIVATWERPNRSLMLAALCAVLVEIAVISVLPLRVVFKTSLRAQLIAAAWSLSCVTLVAFNASLDGGLDSPLTPLMFVPVVFASLVYETWLVAIVGAVGLGAAAAVGLLDGDARWTETFVFCGAVAVVSGTCVWQATMARRRREELAMISRTDPLTGCLNRRGFAEQFEAARERARRTRGTFALIEFDIDDFKRVNDVYGHETGDRLLVQLVRRMRQVVRTADPIGRLGGDEFMVLADGADRPGAERLAQRIRSAIAPQVISVGISVFPEDGESFDALYRAADRRVYREKQEHQTAARER; translated from the coding sequence TTGATCGCTTACGTCTTGACGGTTCCGTACATCGTCGCGACCTGGGAGCGACCGAATCGCTCGCTCATGCTTGCGGCGCTCTGCGCGGTGCTGGTCGAGATCGCCGTGATCTCGGTGCTCCCCTTACGCGTGGTGTTCAAAACGTCCTTGCGCGCACAGTTGATCGCCGCCGCCTGGAGCCTTTCGTGCGTGACCTTGGTCGCCTTCAACGCGAGCCTCGACGGCGGGCTGGACAGTCCGCTGACACCTCTCATGTTCGTTCCGGTCGTCTTCGCCAGTCTCGTCTACGAGACCTGGCTGGTGGCGATCGTGGGCGCAGTCGGCCTCGGCGCGGCCGCCGCGGTCGGTCTGCTCGACGGGGACGCACGCTGGACGGAGACGTTCGTCTTCTGCGGCGCCGTGGCGGTCGTCTCTGGGACCTGCGTCTGGCAGGCGACGATGGCGCGCCGGCGGCGCGAAGAGCTAGCGATGATCTCGCGCACCGACCCTCTTACCGGTTGTCTGAACCGACGCGGGTTCGCTGAGCAGTTCGAAGCGGCCCGGGAGCGGGCGCGGCGTACCCGCGGCACGTTCGCCCTCATCGAGTTCGACATCGACGACTTCAAGCGCGTCAACGACGTCTACGGGCACGAGACCGGTGACCGACTGCTGGTCCAGCTCGTGCGGCGGATGCGTCAGGTGGTGCGCACAGCCGACCCGATCGGGCGCTTGGGGGGCGACGAGTTCATGGTGCTAGCGGACGGCGCGGATCGGCCCGGCGCCGAGCGACTCGCGCAGCGCATTCGCAGCGCCATCGCACCACAGGTGATCAGCGTGGGGATCTCGGTTTTCCCGGAAGACGGGGAAAGTTTCGACGCGCTCTACAGAGCTGCGGATCGGCGCGTTTATCGCGAGAAGCAGGAGCACCAGACGGCCGCGCGTGAGCGCTAG
- a CDS encoding ribonucleotide-diphosphate reductase subunit beta, with product MNEAPPIVAEQISYEDLYRRWEQQNWQATAIDFSSDREQWHERLSDIERRAALWNYALFFHGEDAVADNLSPYIDAAPREEQKYFLTTQQVDEARHAVFFGRFMREVVDYGGDFHGLLERTRPELTWGFRKTFELLDDVANRLRRDRSRPQLAAAICLYHLVIEGTLAQTGQHFIEDYLTERQLLPGFREGMGNVARDEQRHIAFGVRMLYDLQREDPDCRHAVAEMLREVLPFSAAVFVPPGWDRRYTEVFGRTIEEIFAIGATSLEQKLRAAGMPVEELPGPPVMPLGLSAEERARRAIKLIQAGVLGEPNGPPRRDPETMELLFDMVARTLDPRAANGGLVVQWDFRDAEPWFIRIVDGRAEPQRGRVENPDVTLAVSYDDWVDVVAGRNDPRKLFLRGRLRPRGRIRSLVRLARSLGR from the coding sequence ATGAACGAGGCTCCCCCGATCGTCGCTGAGCAGATTTCTTACGAAGACCTCTATCGCCGCTGGGAGCAGCAGAACTGGCAGGCGACGGCGATCGACTTCTCGAGCGATCGCGAGCAGTGGCACGAGCGCCTATCGGATATCGAGCGTCGCGCAGCGCTCTGGAACTACGCGTTGTTCTTCCACGGTGAGGACGCCGTCGCCGACAACCTCTCCCCCTACATCGACGCCGCGCCGCGCGAGGAACAGAAGTACTTCCTCACGACCCAGCAGGTCGACGAGGCGCGCCACGCCGTCTTCTTCGGCCGCTTCATGCGCGAGGTGGTCGACTACGGGGGCGACTTCCATGGGCTGCTCGAACGCACGCGACCCGAGCTGACCTGGGGATTCCGCAAGACGTTCGAGCTACTCGACGACGTCGCCAACCGCTTGCGGCGTGACCGCTCGCGCCCCCAGCTGGCGGCGGCGATCTGCCTCTACCACTTGGTGATCGAGGGAACGCTCGCGCAGACCGGCCAGCACTTCATCGAGGACTACCTCACCGAGCGCCAGTTGCTGCCCGGCTTCCGGGAGGGCATGGGCAACGTCGCGCGCGACGAGCAGCGCCACATCGCCTTCGGTGTGCGCATGCTTTACGACCTGCAGCGCGAGGATCCCGACTGTCGCCACGCGGTCGCCGAGATGCTGCGCGAGGTGCTGCCCTTCAGCGCCGCCGTGTTCGTACCGCCCGGCTGGGATCGCCGCTACACGGAGGTGTTCGGCCGCACGATCGAGGAGATCTTCGCGATCGGTGCGACTTCGCTCGAGCAGAAACTGCGTGCCGCGGGCATGCCGGTCGAGGAGCTTCCCGGTCCGCCGGTGATGCCGCTCGGCCTGAGCGCCGAGGAACGCGCGCGGCGAGCGATCAAGCTGATCCAGGCGGGGGTGCTCGGCGAACCGAACGGGCCCCCGCGTCGCGACCCCGAGACGATGGAGCTGCTGTTCGACATGGTCGCGCGGACGCTCGACCCCCGAGCTGCGAATGGCGGCTTGGTGGTGCAGTGGGACTTCCGTGACGCCGAACCGTGGTTCATCCGGATCGTTGATGGCCGCGCGGAGCCGCAGCGCGGGCGCGTTGAGAACCCCGACGTGACACTCGCGGTCAGCTACGACGACTGGGTCGATGTGGTCGCCGGGCGCAACGACCCTCGCAAACTGTTCCTACGGGGCCGTCTGCGTCCCCGTGGTCGGATTCGCTCGCTTGTGCGCCTCGCACGGAGCCTCGGCCGCTAG
- a CDS encoding glycosyltransferase family 39 protein produces the protein MGRVQPTYRQALIVFQRNGRMFGRLGARLHRRAPVVVALVSIIVLTAILRFATLELQSVWYDEAQTARLVSLPLDSMLHAVAREESTPPLFYLLERATTRLLGDGEVALRALSALAGLLTVLVAMAIAKEVAGRRAAAATGVVAALSPLLVWYAQEARSYSLYALLVSAALWGFVRALLRPAARRSTLVFAASGSAAVLTHWFAIAPIGACATYLVYREVVARRQARRFQLARPTVAGQAGPLAALPLFTAVLATPLLLAQRSADHASFIASEPLARRLAQLPKQLLVGYDALFEPWSALAGAIGAALLLALAVQRALGNSGGVRRIASPTAHRALAGAAASRPLEPPQTVLLLLFVAALAGVGAPLVAALLGEDFVLTRNVLWLACPLAVLVGVGFARAPRSVAWPALVLVVSAAAAGTAAPLVDPLARKPDWRGIARLAAHTVGPVGTVVVAPDGVLPVRYYEPRLSVVTVPPNDPSKRFLCASPARKSGSSPRAPTLSDLPCPVQVSTGAVGDASRSPDRAPLRIRPFKRRTLLAVLVEPVRAPRPRPAEPAPQSAR, from the coding sequence ATGGGTCGGGTCCAGCCAACGTATCGGCAAGCCTTGATCGTTTTCCAGCGGAATGGGCGAATGTTCGGGCGGTTGGGCGCGCGCTTGCATCGGCGCGCTCCGGTGGTGGTCGCACTGGTCTCGATCATCGTGCTCACGGCGATCCTGCGCTTCGCCACCCTGGAGCTCCAGAGCGTCTGGTACGACGAGGCGCAAACGGCACGGCTTGTGTCGCTGCCGCTCGACTCGATGCTTCACGCGGTAGCCCGCGAAGAGTCGACGCCGCCGCTCTTCTATCTGCTCGAGCGGGCCACGACGAGGCTGTTGGGAGACGGCGAGGTCGCCTTGCGCGCTCTGTCGGCCCTTGCGGGACTACTCACCGTGCTGGTTGCGATGGCAATCGCAAAGGAGGTGGCAGGTCGCCGCGCAGCAGCGGCGACGGGCGTCGTTGCGGCGCTCTCGCCGTTGCTCGTTTGGTACGCCCAGGAGGCGCGTAGCTACTCCCTCTACGCGCTCCTGGTAAGCGCAGCCTTGTGGGGGTTCGTGCGCGCGCTGTTGCGCCCCGCGGCGCGCCGATCGACGCTCGTCTTCGCCGCGAGCGGCTCCGCTGCGGTACTCACCCACTGGTTTGCGATCGCGCCTATCGGAGCGTGCGCGACCTACCTCGTTTACCGAGAGGTCGTCGCGCGCCGGCAAGCGCGGCGGTTTCAGCTGGCAAGGCCGACGGTTGCGGGGCAAGCGGGCCCGCTCGCCGCTCTACCACTCTTCACGGCGGTCCTCGCGACGCCCCTGTTGCTCGCGCAACGCTCAGCTGACCACGCCAGCTTCATCGCCAGCGAGCCGCTCGCGAGACGCCTCGCTCAGCTGCCCAAGCAGTTGCTCGTGGGCTACGACGCTCTGTTCGAGCCCTGGTCGGCACTCGCCGGCGCGATCGGGGCGGCGCTACTGCTCGCGCTAGCCGTGCAGCGCGCGCTCGGGAACTCCGGCGGCGTGCGCCGGATCGCCTCCCCGACCGCCCACCGCGCGCTTGCCGGCGCGGCCGCTAGCCGTCCCCTCGAGCCACCGCAAACGGTCCTGTTGCTGCTCTTCGTAGCGGCGTTGGCGGGGGTCGGAGCGCCCCTCGTAGCGGCACTGCTCGGCGAGGATTTCGTGTTGACGCGCAACGTGCTGTGGCTCGCCTGTCCGCTCGCTGTGCTCGTGGGCGTTGGCTTCGCTCGAGCTCCCCGGTCAGTCGCTTGGCCGGCCTTGGTGCTCGTGGTCTCGGCAGCCGCCGCGGGCACCGCGGCGCCGCTGGTCGACCCGCTCGCCCGCAAGCCCGACTGGCGTGGCATCGCGCGGCTCGCGGCGCACACGGTTGGGCCTGTCGGAACAGTGGTGGTCGCTCCGGACGGGGTGCTGCCGGTGCGCTACTACGAGCCTCGGCTGAGCGTTGTCACCGTGCCACCGAACGATCCGTCGAAGCGGTTTCTGTGTGCCTCCCCGGCGCGCAAGAGCGGGTCGAGCCCGAGAGCCCCGACCTTGTCCGATCTCCCCTGCCCGGTTCAGGTTTCCACGGGCGCCGTCGGCGACGCTTCGCGCAGCCCCGACCGGGCGCCGCTGAGGATACGGCCGTTCAAGCGGCGGACGCTGTTGGCGGTGTTGGTGGAGCCGGTTCGCGCGCCTCGACCACGACCAGCCGAACCAGCCCCGCAATCGGCGCGCTGA
- a CDS encoding GGDEF domain-containing protein translates to MNALGGLLVLTVAFSISAVYHLATWGRPHRPALLAALGVSYLVALAIVALPPSLVFGTRRRQVGVAAFWNIGCVALVAVSAALDGGLRSPIAAMMFVPVVFASVSYGSVPLVAAVGLAGLGSTITIGLLDDNVGWAHVLMFTSALALVSGTCVWQAHMGRQRRRQLAEASRTDPLTGCLNRRGFAERYERAVEEAERTGVPFALVEFDIDGFKEVNDIYGHEAGDRLLVQLVRRVRGVMRNADEIARLGGDEFVILAPGADREGAQALVERIERALSPQTGSIGVAVYPHDGRTLDELYRAADAGVYRTKRQRWAERRATRRSDA, encoded by the coding sequence GTGAACGCACTTGGCGGTCTGCTAGTGCTGACCGTCGCTTTCTCGATCTCAGCCGTCTACCACCTCGCCACCTGGGGGCGTCCGCACCGACCGGCACTCCTCGCAGCCCTCGGTGTCTCGTACCTGGTGGCGCTAGCGATCGTCGCTCTGCCGCCATCGCTCGTCTTCGGAACACGGCGGCGGCAAGTTGGCGTCGCTGCCTTCTGGAACATAGGGTGCGTCGCCCTGGTCGCCGTCTCCGCCGCGCTGGACGGCGGGCTGCGCAGTCCGATCGCGGCGATGATGTTCGTTCCCGTCGTCTTCGCCAGCGTCTCGTACGGCAGCGTTCCCCTGGTCGCGGCGGTCGGTCTGGCAGGTCTCGGATCGACGATCACGATCGGCCTGCTCGACGACAACGTCGGCTGGGCGCACGTGCTGATGTTCACGTCGGCGCTGGCGCTGGTCAGTGGGACCTGCGTCTGGCAGGCGCACATGGGGCGGCAGCGGCGCCGCCAGTTGGCCGAGGCTTCCCGCACGGACCCACTGACCGGTTGCCTCAACCGGCGTGGCTTTGCGGAGCGCTACGAGCGAGCGGTCGAGGAAGCCGAGCGCACGGGCGTTCCCTTCGCGCTCGTGGAGTTCGATATCGATGGCTTCAAAGAGGTCAACGACATCTACGGACACGAGGCCGGGGATCGCTTGCTGGTTCAGCTGGTGCGGCGTGTACGAGGGGTGATGCGCAACGCCGACGAAATCGCGCGGCTCGGCGGTGACGAGTTCGTGATCCTCGCCCCTGGCGCCGATCGCGAGGGAGCGCAAGCGCTCGTGGAGCGCATCGAGCGCGCCCTCTCGCCGCAGACGGGGAGCATTGGCGTGGCCGTCTACCCGCACGACGGCCGCACCCTCGACGAGCTTTACCGAGCGGCTGACGCCGGTGTCTACCGCACCAAACGTCAGCGCTGGGCGGAGCGGCGGGCGACCAGGCGCAGCGACGCCTGA